From one Desulfuromonadaceae bacterium genomic stretch:
- a CDS encoding DUF2318 domain-containing protein, with the protein VNRINEVKGGCNPVPLERKITADSVVIQLAALEQGRHYFTPLPR; encoded by the coding sequence CGTTAATCGCATCAATGAAGTCAAGGGCGGATGCAATCCCGTCCCGCTGGAGAGGAAGATAACCGCCGACAGCGTCGTTATTCAGTTGGCCGCTCTGGAGCAGGGCCGTCACTATTTCACTCCTTTGCCACGCTAG